A portion of the Krasilnikovia cinnamomea genome contains these proteins:
- a CDS encoding DUF6209 family protein: protein MPSTSSPTTRPSRTRTRAGVSLLAVAATVLVPAAPAAAAPDGPVAATVTAPLVRFLPDWITTVEGAIVANSTVLVDYDPARLPTCRAQYAGGDAWSINVEYRVDGGTVQRQPVTQLDSNRKQAKVLASVPLAADAHEVELWFVSGDRAGCREYDSRYGANYRFPVAR, encoded by the coding sequence ATGCCATCCACGTCCAGCCCCACCACCCGTCCGAGCCGGACCCGTACCCGCGCGGGCGTCAGCCTGCTGGCCGTGGCCGCGACGGTGCTGGTGCCCGCCGCGCCGGCGGCCGCCGCCCCGGACGGCCCCGTGGCCGCGACCGTCACCGCGCCGCTGGTCCGGTTCCTTCCCGACTGGATCACCACGGTCGAGGGCGCCATCGTCGCGAACAGCACCGTGCTGGTGGACTACGACCCGGCCCGCCTGCCCACCTGCCGCGCCCAGTACGCGGGCGGCGACGCGTGGAGCATCAACGTGGAGTACCGGGTCGACGGCGGAACGGTGCAGCGCCAGCCGGTCACCCAGCTCGACAGCAACCGCAAGCAGGCCAAGGTCCTGGCGTCCGTCCCGCTGGCCGCCGACGCGCACGAGGTCGAGCTGTGGTTCGTCTCCGGTGACCGCGCGGGCTGCCGGGAGTACGACTCCCGGTACGGCGCGAACTACCGGTTCCCGGTCGCGCGGTAA
- a CDS encoding GNAT family N-acetyltransferase — translation MLIRRETPADAATVREVTSRAFARPDRPVPVETVLLDELRGDPAWLPALSLVAVDAGGVVVGHVVATRAHVGPAPALGLGPLSVHPDHQRRGVGSALMHAALGAADALDEPLVVLLGDPAYYGRFGFVPAAEHGIEPPVADWRPYFQVRTLSAYDPGVRGAFAYAEPFARV, via the coding sequence GTGCTGATTCGACGCGAAACACCCGCTGACGCGGCAACGGTGCGCGAGGTGACGTCCCGCGCGTTCGCCCGGCCGGACCGGCCGGTCCCGGTCGAGACGGTCCTGCTCGACGAGTTGCGGGGCGATCCGGCGTGGCTGCCGGCCCTGTCGCTGGTCGCCGTCGACGCGGGCGGCGTTGTGGTCGGGCACGTCGTGGCGACCCGCGCCCACGTGGGGCCGGCACCGGCGCTGGGTCTGGGCCCGCTGAGCGTGCACCCCGACCACCAGCGGCGCGGCGTCGGCAGCGCACTGATGCACGCGGCACTGGGCGCCGCGGACGCCCTGGACGAGCCGCTGGTCGTCCTGCTCGGTGACCCCGCGTACTACGGGCGGTTCGGGTTCGTACCCGCCGCCGAGCACGGCATCGAACCGCCGGTCGCCGACTGGCGGCCGTACTTCCAGGTGCGCACGCTGAGCGCGTACGACCCGGGAGTGCGGGGGGCGTTCGCGTACGCGGAACCGTTCGCCCGGGTGTGA
- a CDS encoding carbohydrate kinase family protein, with protein MHRVLVAGPASWNVLIHVADLPAPQPHTLFAEWHHDTLGGTSAGKALNLARLGVHVTLQTLVGADDEGRRITAELSGHGIDVRAVPSGNGSERHVNLMDRLGRRLSVYLTLPGPAHEVTVAPGLIEDADAVVADLADHARPVLRAARRAGKPIWCDLHDYDGTSEFHREFRDAADYLFLSGERLDDPEAFLRARAAAGATVVVCTQGADGAIACTRDGSIVRVPATPAGDVVDTNGAGDAFFAGFLAAHLGGAPLAECLRQASRAGATAVRSRELAAATLTPALLRADTPLT; from the coding sequence ATGCATCGCGTCCTCGTCGCGGGCCCGGCCTCGTGGAACGTACTCATCCACGTGGCGGACCTGCCGGCCCCGCAGCCGCACACCCTGTTCGCCGAGTGGCACCACGACACGCTCGGCGGCACCTCGGCCGGCAAGGCCCTCAACCTCGCCCGGCTGGGGGTGCACGTCACCCTGCAGACCCTCGTCGGCGCCGACGACGAGGGCCGGCGCATCACCGCCGAGCTGAGCGGACACGGCATCGACGTCCGGGCCGTCCCGAGCGGCAACGGCTCCGAGCGGCACGTCAACCTGATGGACCGGCTGGGCCGGCGGCTCTCGGTGTACCTGACCCTGCCCGGGCCCGCCCACGAGGTCACGGTGGCGCCCGGCCTGATCGAGGACGCCGACGCGGTCGTCGCCGACCTCGCCGACCACGCCCGTCCCGTGCTGCGGGCGGCCCGCCGCGCGGGCAAGCCGATCTGGTGCGACCTGCACGACTACGACGGCACCAGCGAGTTCCACCGCGAGTTCCGCGACGCCGCCGACTACCTGTTCCTCAGCGGGGAACGCCTGGACGACCCGGAGGCGTTTCTGCGCGCCCGCGCCGCCGCCGGCGCGACCGTGGTCGTCTGCACCCAGGGCGCCGACGGCGCGATCGCCTGCACGCGGGACGGGTCGATCGTCCGGGTGCCCGCCACCCCGGCCGGCGACGTGGTCGACACCAACGGCGCCGGCGACGCGTTCTTCGCTGGATTCCTCGCCGCCCACCTCGGCGGCGCGCCGCTGGCCGAGTGCCTGCGCCAGGCGTCACGAGCCGGCGCGACCGCCGTACGCAGCCGCGAACTCGCCGCCGCGACGCTCACCCCCGCACTGCTGCGCGCCGACACGCCGCTGACCTGA
- a CDS encoding DUF6325 family protein: MPDQAAIGPIDFVLLEFPGDADTTACAEALMDLIERDIIHLYDLTVIRKGLDGSYSGVDLTDVTSAGAAGFTAFAGAQSGLIGDDDLAQAVAVMQPGTTAAMIVFENTWAAPFVSAALDAGGEVVASQRIPATAVVDALEQLEAIR; encoded by the coding sequence ATGCCGGATCAGGCCGCCATCGGGCCGATCGATTTCGTGCTGTTGGAGTTTCCCGGCGACGCCGACACCACGGCGTGTGCCGAGGCTCTGATGGACCTCATCGAACGGGACATCATCCATCTGTACGACCTCACGGTGATCCGCAAGGGACTCGACGGCTCGTACTCCGGGGTGGATCTGACGGATGTGACCTCGGCCGGCGCCGCGGGCTTCACCGCGTTCGCGGGCGCCCAGTCGGGCCTCATCGGCGACGACGACCTGGCGCAGGCGGTCGCGGTGATGCAGCCCGGCACGACGGCCGCGATGATCGTGTTCGAGAACACCTGGGCCGCCCCGTTCGTCAGCGCCGCGCTGGACGCCGGCGGCGAGGTGGTCGCCAGCCAGCGGATCCCCGCGACGGCCGTGGTGGATGCGCTCGAACAGCTGGAAGCTATCCGCTGA
- a CDS encoding ATP-binding protein, translating to MAVSSGFSTLVGREAESAVLREALRLTGSAAQVVEVVGEPGIGKTRLMAELAEQARQQGWRTVTGRATEFEQDVPFAPLVEALDDHAHRAGAAPADLRPLERVLLAGPGLDDSAVERFRSMRALRQALEELAAPSGLVLLLDDVHWADPSSVDLLEFLLRRPPVARILLAVAYRPAQVPARLAAALAAGQSTVHRLRLAPLREPDVAMLLGSGVGAARVRRLHRLSGGNPLYLEALRRADAGPAATPPAGSVDAVPVDGPETSAAVDTVELPPEVRAALLADLAAVGELDRAVAAAAAVCGYEIEPALLAAVAQLPPPATLRSIDALTSRDVLQPVAGTGQFRFRHPLVRQVVYASTPAGWRLGAHARAAAYLASVGAPPRVRAHHVARSASAGDTEAADTLVAAARAVGAQAPATAVAWLRAALRLLPATAPSEHGDLLMYLAGRQAAGGRLDDARATMGTVLDQLPAGHPRRADAVAWTATLLRLLGQTDEARLLLADELARLPERGAPDALHLCLQLATYAVMRGRLREAGELLHRVIEHGPGTAPARIAAALQQMTGYGTPGDAAPGQLIDTLADEDIARHIDLFAWLCWSALYLDGPHESLRRLHRCRRVAVAAGHGYVLPYLLSAQAFAQARLARIGAARHTAEEATTIARLLGADEPLALALLTECWLLRCAGAYEEAVAVGEQAVAAATSSRVWLATARAMLAFARIAAGDVAGGRDAMVTAGGGPQLPDLYPHNRLMACSVLAESAAARGLPAEAARWADLAEQVADPGRDVGRGLAALTRAYARAAAEPAAAAQQAATAASVLVDAELLMEAGRAWMLAAACHGRAGDLSTARRGIEQALAIYADDAAAGPRREALALRHELGLDGDSASGVELTAQEARIAELIAAGRSDVEIANQLFLSVRTVRTHVTEICEKVGGPDRATAASRLARILPPR from the coding sequence ATGGCCGTATCGAGCGGATTCTCGACGCTGGTGGGGCGCGAGGCCGAATCGGCGGTGCTACGGGAGGCCCTTCGCCTGACCGGCAGCGCCGCCCAGGTCGTCGAGGTGGTGGGCGAACCGGGCATCGGCAAGACCCGGCTCATGGCCGAGCTTGCCGAGCAGGCCCGGCAGCAGGGCTGGCGGACCGTCACGGGCCGGGCCACCGAGTTCGAGCAGGATGTGCCGTTCGCGCCGCTGGTGGAGGCGCTCGACGACCACGCCCACCGCGCCGGCGCCGCGCCCGCCGACCTGCGACCCCTGGAGCGGGTGCTGCTGGCCGGGCCCGGGCTGGACGACAGCGCGGTCGAACGGTTCCGCTCCATGCGCGCCCTGCGTCAGGCGCTGGAGGAACTCGCCGCGCCGTCCGGCCTGGTGCTGCTGCTCGACGACGTGCACTGGGCCGACCCGTCGTCGGTCGACCTGCTGGAGTTCCTGCTGCGCCGCCCGCCGGTCGCCCGGATCCTGCTGGCGGTGGCGTACCGTCCGGCGCAGGTGCCGGCCCGGCTGGCCGCCGCCCTCGCGGCCGGGCAGTCCACCGTGCACCGGCTGCGGCTCGCGCCGCTGCGCGAACCCGACGTCGCCATGCTGCTCGGCAGCGGCGTGGGGGCGGCCCGGGTGCGACGGCTGCACCGGCTCAGCGGCGGCAACCCGCTGTACCTGGAGGCGCTGCGCCGGGCCGACGCCGGACCGGCCGCGACACCGCCGGCCGGCAGCGTCGACGCGGTCCCGGTGGACGGGCCGGAAACCAGCGCGGCGGTGGACACCGTCGAACTGCCGCCCGAGGTCCGCGCGGCCCTGCTGGCCGACCTCGCGGCCGTGGGCGAACTGGACCGCGCGGTCGCCGCCGCCGCGGCCGTCTGCGGGTACGAGATCGAGCCCGCCCTGCTGGCCGCCGTCGCCCAACTGCCCCCGCCCGCGACCCTGCGCAGCATCGACGCCCTGACCAGCCGGGATGTGCTGCAGCCGGTTGCGGGCACCGGCCAGTTCCGGTTCCGGCACCCCCTGGTGCGCCAGGTCGTGTACGCGTCCACCCCCGCCGGCTGGCGGCTCGGGGCGCACGCCCGCGCCGCGGCGTACCTCGCGTCGGTGGGCGCGCCGCCACGGGTACGGGCGCATCACGTGGCGCGCTCGGCGTCGGCGGGCGACACCGAAGCGGCGGACACGCTGGTGGCCGCCGCGCGCGCCGTCGGCGCCCAGGCGCCGGCCACGGCCGTGGCGTGGCTGCGCGCCGCCCTGCGGCTGCTGCCCGCCACCGCGCCGTCCGAGCACGGCGACCTGCTCATGTACCTCGCCGGTCGGCAGGCCGCGGGCGGCCGGCTGGACGACGCGCGGGCCACCATGGGCACCGTGCTGGACCAGTTGCCCGCCGGGCACCCACGGCGGGCGGACGCCGTGGCCTGGACCGCCACGCTGCTGCGGCTGCTCGGGCAGACCGACGAGGCGCGGCTGCTGCTGGCCGACGAACTGGCCCGGCTGCCCGAACGCGGTGCCCCCGACGCGCTGCACCTGTGCCTGCAACTCGCCACCTACGCCGTCATGCGGGGCCGGCTGCGCGAGGCGGGGGAGCTGCTGCACCGGGTGATCGAGCACGGCCCCGGCACCGCCCCGGCACGCATCGCCGCCGCCCTGCAACAGATGACCGGGTACGGCACGCCCGGCGACGCCGCGCCGGGGCAACTCATCGACACCCTCGCCGACGAGGACATCGCCCGGCACATCGACCTCTTCGCGTGGCTGTGCTGGAGCGCCCTCTATCTCGACGGTCCGCACGAGTCGCTGCGCCGGCTACACCGGTGCCGCCGGGTCGCGGTGGCCGCCGGGCACGGCTACGTCCTGCCGTACCTGCTCTCGGCGCAGGCGTTCGCGCAGGCGCGGCTCGCGCGGATCGGTGCCGCCCGGCACACCGCGGAGGAGGCCACCACGATCGCCCGGCTGCTCGGCGCGGACGAACCGCTGGCGCTGGCGCTGCTCACCGAGTGCTGGCTGCTGCGGTGCGCCGGGGCGTACGAGGAGGCGGTCGCGGTGGGCGAGCAGGCCGTCGCCGCCGCGACGTCGAGCCGGGTCTGGCTGGCCACGGCCCGCGCGATGCTGGCGTTCGCCCGGATCGCCGCGGGTGACGTGGCGGGCGGGCGCGACGCGATGGTGACGGCCGGAGGCGGGCCGCAGTTGCCCGACCTGTACCCGCACAACCGGCTCATGGCGTGTTCGGTGCTGGCCGAGTCCGCCGCCGCCCGGGGCCTTCCCGCCGAGGCGGCGCGCTGGGCCGACCTGGCCGAGCAGGTCGCCGACCCGGGTCGCGACGTGGGCCGTGGCCTGGCCGCGCTGACCCGGGCGTACGCGCGCGCCGCGGCGGAACCCGCCGCCGCGGCCCAGCAGGCCGCCACGGCGGCGTCCGTGCTGGTGGACGCCGAGCTGCTGATGGAGGCGGGCCGCGCCTGGATGCTGGCCGCCGCCTGTCACGGCCGGGCCGGTGACCTGTCCACCGCCCGCCGCGGCATCGAGCAGGCGCTGGCCATCTACGCCGACGACGCGGCGGCCGGCCCGCGGCGCGAGGCGTTGGCCCTGCGCCACGAGCTCGGCCTGGACGGCGACTCCGCGTCCGGCGTCGAACTGACCGCTCAGGAGGCCCGGATCGCGGAGCTGATCGCCGCGGGCCGCTCCGACGTCGAGATCGCCAACCAGTTGTTCCTCAGTGTCCGGACGGTGCGGACCCACGTGACGGAGATCTGCGAGAAGGTCGGCGGCCCGGATCGGGCCACCGCCGCCAGCCGCCTGGCGCGCATCCTGCCGCCACGCTGA
- a CDS encoding nucleotidyl transferase AbiEii/AbiGii toxin family protein — MPVDGFYAHVARVALAVADKHGFVLGGGVAWLLTGLVQRPTEDIDLFTDTDGGVAAAAGEVTAALTAAGYTVHREATDELFAGMDADLREFTVTGRGGALRLTLCRLDRRYAPVVMDLGPVMHLDDLVATKVAALVNRREVRDYIDVAAALGRYPLDRVLALAHAADPALEHPDIAAAGRYLDRLDDARFAVYGLTPDDVRTVRNRLADWPR; from the coding sequence GTGCCGGTCGACGGCTTCTACGCCCACGTCGCGCGGGTCGCGCTGGCGGTCGCGGACAAACACGGCTTCGTCCTCGGCGGCGGGGTGGCGTGGCTGCTCACCGGTCTGGTGCAGCGCCCCACCGAGGACATCGACCTGTTCACCGACACCGACGGCGGGGTCGCCGCCGCCGCCGGCGAGGTCACCGCCGCGCTCACCGCCGCCGGGTACACCGTGCACCGCGAGGCGACCGACGAACTGTTCGCCGGCATGGACGCCGACCTGCGCGAGTTCACGGTCACCGGGCGCGGCGGGGCGCTGCGGCTGACCCTGTGCCGGCTCGACCGCCGGTACGCCCCCGTGGTCATGGATCTCGGACCGGTCATGCACCTCGACGACCTCGTCGCCACCAAGGTCGCCGCGCTGGTCAACCGCCGCGAGGTACGCGACTACATCGACGTCGCCGCCGCCCTGGGCCGCTACCCGCTGGACCGGGTTCTCGCCCTGGCCCACGCCGCCGACCCGGCACTCGAACACCCCGACATCGCCGCCGCCGGCCGCTACCTCGACCGCCTCGACGACGCCCGGTTCGCCGTGTACGGGCTGACCCCGGACGACGTACGCACCGTACGGAACCGCCTCGCCGACTGGCCGCGATAG
- a CDS encoding SHOCT domain-containing protein, whose protein sequence is MPGLLRGIARTAVVAGTASAVAGRVQRHQAEKFAERDAGIYADRTAAYQQQMAAQQPYQQQYQQQAPPPAASPQVDVIEQLKQLGQLRDQGVLTEDEFNAQKAKLLG, encoded by the coding sequence ATGCCAGGACTGTTGCGAGGGATCGCCCGCACGGCGGTGGTGGCCGGTACGGCCAGCGCGGTCGCCGGCCGGGTCCAGCGCCACCAGGCCGAGAAGTTCGCCGAGCGGGACGCCGGGATCTACGCCGACCGCACGGCGGCGTACCAACAGCAGATGGCGGCCCAACAGCCGTACCAGCAGCAGTACCAGCAGCAGGCCCCGCCGCCCGCGGCGAGCCCGCAGGTCGACGTGATCGAGCAGCTCAAGCAGCTGGGCCAGCTGCGGGATCAGGGTGTGCTCACCGAGGACGAGTTCAACGCCCAGAAGGCGAAGCTGCTCGGCTGA
- a CDS encoding PadR family transcriptional regulator has protein sequence MALEHAILVSLLEQPGSGYELARRFERSIGRFWTATHQQIYRVLKRMETDGWVTAEQIGQEGRPDKRSFRVAPAGRSALTAWLHEPVQPEAIRHELAVKIRGAAFDGAAGRSALITEVERYRKTHQDILARYLAGEARDFPDPAALDVGQSLQHVVLRGGIAYERMVLTWLDDVLATLRDLHH, from the coding sequence ATGGCCCTCGAACACGCGATCCTGGTCTCGTTGCTGGAGCAGCCCGGCTCCGGCTACGAGCTGGCCAGGCGTTTCGAGCGGTCGATCGGCCGGTTCTGGACGGCCACCCACCAGCAGATCTACCGCGTGCTCAAGCGCATGGAGACCGACGGCTGGGTCACGGCCGAGCAGATCGGTCAGGAGGGCCGCCCCGACAAGCGCTCCTTCCGGGTGGCGCCCGCCGGGCGCAGCGCCCTCACCGCCTGGCTGCACGAGCCGGTCCAGCCCGAGGCCATCCGCCACGAGCTGGCCGTGAAGATCAGGGGTGCCGCGTTCGACGGCGCCGCCGGGCGGTCCGCGCTGATCACCGAGGTGGAGCGCTACCGCAAGACCCACCAGGACATCCTCGCCCGCTACCTCGCGGGCGAAGCCCGCGACTTCCCCGACCCGGCCGCGCTCGACGTCGGGCAGTCCCTGCAGCACGTCGTGCTGCGCGGCGGCATCGCGTACGAGCGGATGGTGCTCACCTGGCTGGACGACGTGCTGGCCACCCTGCGCGACCTGCACCACTGA
- a CDS encoding DEAD/DEAH box helicase, protein MTLTDRLPGTADPDSVFTAFGDWVNGQGLTLYPHQEEALIEIATGANVILNTPTGSGKSLVATGAHFAALADGRTTFYTAPIKALVSEKFFALCAIFGAKHVGMLTGDASVNADAPIICCTAEVLANLALREGSGADVGQVVMDEFHFYAEPDRGWAWQVPLIELPQAQFLLMSATLGDVTRFVDDLTRRTGRATAVVSNAERPVPLLFSYAMTPMHETIEELLSTRQSPVYIVHFTQAAALERAQSLMSINMCTRAEKDAIAAAIGNFRFTAGFGRTLSRLVRHGIGVHHAGMLPKYRRLVETLAQAGLLKVICGTDTLGVGINVPIRTVLFTGLSKYDGVKTRLLKAREFHQIAGRAGRAGFDTVGTVIVQAPEHVIDNERALAKAGDDPKKRRKVVRKKPPEGTIGWGQPTFDRLVTADPEPLTSSFHVSHAMLLNVLARGGDPFAAMRHLLTDNHEEPAAQRRHIRRAVAIARALLAGGVIERADGTFRLVDDLQLDFALNQALSPFALASLELLDRESPDYPLDVVSVIESTLEDPRQVISAQRQRARGEAVNAMKADGIEYEQRMELLEEVTHPQPLRELLEAAYETYRRGHPWVADHELRPKSVVRDMYERAMTFTEYVGFYGLSRSEGLVLRYLADAYRALRQTVPEDARTEELTDLIEWLGELVRQVDSSLLDEWERLRNPGAEPVEARLDDKPPAVTRNTRAFRVLVRNALFRRVELAALRRHAELGELDGEAGWSAERWAEALDDYFAEYDEIGTGPAARGPALLHIDAGPQTWRVRQVFDDPDGDHDWGIDAEVDLEASDAAGAAAVRVSAVGPH, encoded by the coding sequence ATGACGCTGACCGACCGCCTGCCCGGCACCGCCGATCCCGACTCCGTCTTCACCGCCTTCGGCGACTGGGTGAACGGGCAGGGCCTGACGCTCTACCCGCATCAGGAGGAGGCGCTCATCGAGATCGCCACCGGCGCCAACGTCATCCTCAACACCCCCACCGGATCCGGCAAGAGCCTGGTCGCCACCGGCGCCCACTTCGCCGCGCTGGCCGACGGCCGCACCACCTTCTACACCGCGCCGATCAAGGCGCTGGTCAGCGAGAAGTTCTTCGCCCTCTGCGCGATCTTCGGCGCCAAGCACGTCGGCATGCTCACCGGCGACGCCAGCGTCAACGCCGACGCGCCGATCATCTGCTGCACCGCCGAGGTGCTGGCCAACCTGGCGCTGCGTGAGGGCTCCGGCGCCGACGTCGGCCAGGTCGTCATGGACGAGTTCCACTTCTACGCCGAGCCGGACCGTGGCTGGGCGTGGCAGGTGCCGCTCATCGAACTGCCGCAGGCCCAGTTCCTGCTGATGTCCGCCACCCTCGGCGACGTCACCCGCTTCGTCGACGACCTGACCCGGCGCACCGGCCGCGCCACCGCCGTGGTCAGCAACGCCGAGCGGCCGGTGCCGCTGCTGTTCTCGTACGCGATGACCCCGATGCACGAGACCATCGAGGAGCTGCTGAGCACCCGCCAGTCGCCCGTGTACATCGTGCACTTCACCCAGGCCGCCGCGCTGGAACGGGCCCAGTCCCTGATGAGCATCAACATGTGCACCCGCGCCGAGAAGGACGCCATCGCGGCGGCCATCGGCAACTTCCGGTTCACCGCCGGGTTCGGGCGTACGCTCAGCCGGCTCGTGCGCCACGGCATCGGCGTGCACCACGCCGGCATGCTGCCCAAGTACCGGCGGCTGGTGGAAACCCTCGCCCAGGCCGGACTACTCAAGGTCATCTGCGGCACGGACACCCTCGGCGTCGGCATCAACGTGCCCATCCGTACGGTGCTGTTCACCGGTCTGTCCAAATACGACGGGGTGAAGACGCGGCTGCTCAAGGCACGCGAGTTCCACCAGATCGCGGGGCGCGCCGGGCGGGCCGGGTTCGACACCGTCGGCACCGTGATCGTGCAGGCCCCCGAGCACGTCATCGACAACGAACGGGCCCTCGCCAAGGCCGGCGACGACCCGAAGAAGCGGCGCAAGGTGGTCCGCAAGAAGCCGCCCGAGGGCACCATCGGCTGGGGACAGCCCACCTTCGACCGGCTGGTCACCGCCGACCCGGAGCCGCTGACCTCGTCGTTCCACGTCAGCCACGCGATGCTGCTCAACGTGCTGGCGCGCGGCGGGGACCCGTTCGCGGCCATGCGGCACCTGCTCACGGACAACCACGAGGAGCCCGCCGCGCAGCGCCGCCACATCCGGCGCGCCGTCGCGATCGCCCGGGCCCTGCTGGCCGGTGGCGTCATCGAACGCGCCGACGGCACGTTCCGGCTCGTCGACGACCTGCAACTGGACTTCGCGCTCAACCAGGCGCTGTCGCCGTTCGCCCTGGCCAGCCTCGAACTGCTGGACCGCGAGTCGCCGGACTACCCGCTGGACGTGGTCAGCGTCATCGAGTCCACCCTGGAGGACCCCCGCCAGGTGATCTCCGCGCAGCGGCAGCGGGCCCGCGGCGAGGCCGTCAACGCGATGAAGGCCGACGGGATCGAGTACGAGCAGCGCATGGAACTGCTCGAGGAGGTCACCCACCCGCAGCCGCTGCGCGAACTGCTGGAGGCGGCGTACGAGACGTACCGGCGCGGGCACCCGTGGGTGGCCGACCACGAGCTGCGCCCCAAGAGCGTCGTGCGCGACATGTACGAGCGGGCCATGACCTTCACCGAGTACGTCGGCTTCTACGGGCTGTCCCGCTCCGAGGGCCTCGTGCTGCGCTACCTGGCCGACGCGTACCGGGCGCTGCGGCAGACCGTGCCCGAGGACGCCCGTACCGAGGAACTCACCGACCTCATCGAGTGGCTCGGCGAACTGGTCCGCCAGGTCGACTCCAGCCTGCTCGACGAGTGGGAGCGGCTGCGCAACCCCGGCGCCGAGCCGGTCGAGGCGCGGCTCGACGACAAGCCCCCCGCGGTCACCCGCAACACCCGCGCGTTCCGGGTGCTGGTGCGCAACGCCCTGTTCCGAAGGGTCGAGCTGGCCGCGCTGCGCCGCCACGCCGAGCTGGGCGAACTCGACGGGGAGGCGGGCTGGAGCGCGGAACGGTGGGCCGAGGCCCTCGACGACTACTTCGCCGAGTACGACGAGATCGGCACCGGACCGGCCGCGCGCGGCCCGGCGCTGCTGCACATCGACGCCGGGCCGCAGACCTGGCGCGTCCGGCAGGTCTTCGACGACCCCGACGGCGACCACGACTGGGGCATCGACGCCGAGGTGGACCTGGAGGCCAGCGACGCCGCCGGTGCCGCGGCCGTACGGGTCAGCGCCGTCGGCCCCCACTGA